From a single Stomoxys calcitrans chromosome 4, idStoCalc2.1, whole genome shotgun sequence genomic region:
- the LOC131997046 gene encoding uncharacterized protein LOC131997046: MSVGWKFVATVIVVISFVHSSHIESSQHLYDSIRVIVNDPKSLFQRKLLFYANYKPNTNTARYYFNDLVNYIAPDMANISYKILFQNQKTFRKTKTLKVLLFEDRDALSYFYAKINKTGNYNLSYNLMHISTITTFDVDVITKVFAHLYRLSILNVALLVNLLEEDIIMVTYFPFTPDKCHSIKPVIVNRYDPIQHQWVHKNYFPPKVRNLYGCPLTCAAWNEFPYINLEYNSNGNDVTKYKGFEGKLLQFLAESLNFTTKVYILNSTEVDETFKEPDLIFKEELHRY, from the exons ATGTCTGTCGGTTGGAAATTTGTAGCCACGGTTATAGTGGTCATTTCATTTGTGCACAGTTCTCATATAGAAAGTAGTCAACATTTGTACGACTCCATACGAGTCATTGTGAACGATCCCAAGAGTCTGTTTCAAaggaaacttttattttatgccAACTATAAGCCAAATACGAATACAGCTCGCTACTATTTCAATGATCTGGTCAATTACATAGCTCCTGATATGGCCAACATttcctataaaattttatttcaaaatcaaaagacCTTTCGCAAGACAAAAACTTTAAAGGTTTTGCTTTTTGAGGACAGAGATGCCCTCAG TTATTTCTATGCTAAAATCAATAAAACCGGCAATTATAATCTCTCATACAATCTAATGCACATATCGACCATAACCACATTCGATGTGGATGTCATAACCAAAGTCTTTGCCCATCTATACCGCCTGAGTATTCTTAATGTGGCCCTATTGGTGAATTTACTCGAAGAGGATATCATAATGGTGACCTACTTTCCATTTACCCCCGACAAGTGTCACAGTATTAAACCGGTTATTGTGAATCGTTATGATCCCATACAACATCAGTGGGTACATAAAAACTATTTTCCACCCAAAGTGCGAAATTTGTATGGTTGCCCTTTGACATGTGCCGCTTGGAATGAATTTCCCTACATCAATTTGGAGTACAACAGCAATGGTAATGATGTCACCAAGTATAAGGGATTTGAAGGGAAACTTTTGCAATTTCTTGCTGAATCACTAAACTTTACTACCAAGGTGTACATCTTGAACTCAACGGAAGTAGATGAGACATTCAAAGAACCAGATTTAATATTCAAGGAG GAATTGCATCGATATTAG